Genomic DNA from Solanum pennellii chromosome 3, SPENNV200:
ATActgtatagttttttttttctctttgaataGCTTATGACGTTTATTAGGATTTGACCTAGACATGCTAAAAGCGGAAAATTAGAGCTATTAGAAAAGCAAAGGCTACTTGAAtgtaatctttttttattttcagagGAATcttaatatcaaaattttattgcAGAATCCTAAATAAAAGACACCTTAGGCATGATTTTATTCtgtcattttgatatttttttttaatatcagtaaaaatataaaatatgtgtGTTACACTCGCAAAATGAtgtataaaataatgaattaaatgacaatatttgttatttatattaaaaataatatctaaataattaaactgaccaataaatcaataaaacatgacccaaataaatataaaataaaataaaatttagatcaATAAAAACAAACCCCACCACCCCAAACGTTTGTCTTCTCCATTGTAATGTTGCATTTTCAAAATTGTccatttgttttaaatttagaattgacttgtttattaaattttgaaaatgatatGACTCATCAAATGAAGCTCCGTTGTCAAAATTCATAAgagataatatataatttaatattaaaatattcatttcatttcacGTCTACTTGCTTAGTGAGATAATTTACTAAAACATATCCGAtcatttattgaattttgaaaataatttaactcaTTGAATAAAGCTCAGTAGTTGAAATTCATAATagatcaaatataatttaatattaatttaattttaaaatacttttttattactaaatgagataatttataattatataaatatttataacttattttaattcataaatttcatttttttctttttaatactctatcaaattgaataaaattacataaattattatcaaaaaaattaatttcactCTAAATAACAACGTTGAGGATATATCAaatcctttttctttcttttttttaaatttgtaaataGTCACGACAAgagcattttcatttttaaaggaATAGATTTTCACCTCcataattaaattcaaacaCGCGATGCACATGGAATTTGAGCAAGTATACTGGGGCAGAAGGGCCAAGCCGGTTACCCATCTTACCCTATATCAATCAAATCCGACGGTGGAGATAACTCGACATTGTCAACAGGTCAActgatttataattatttttcatcaaatcctcttaataattaatcatcaatGGCTTCTTCTGCTTCAGCTACTCACCTTGACGCGAAAATGTCTCTGCTAATTCGAAGGTTTGTAGTTGTAGGCTTGATTGTTCTGCTGAGCTTTGCCGTATTCTGTGAAGCTGAAGCATCCTATGGAGCTTACAAAGTCGAAGTCATCAATGAATTCCCTCACGACCCCGAAGCTTACACTGAGGTTCCTTACTTTTTTCGcgattttctctatttttcaaCATTAGCATTATGATTTTCGAGTTCTCTGGATTATATAGTTGGTGGAAATGAGAAATTTAGTCGCTGATCACAATAGCTCCGCTAATGTTGTTCGTCCCCAAATTTTTGGTAAAATGTACTTTCTGGTGACGATAGCTTTAACTTGgaaacatttttttataagttGAATCTGAAGCATTTTGGTGATATTTTTTGAGTTCATGAAACTTAATTATTTGTGTTCGGTCCTGATGCGATGTGTTTATTCTTCAGGGGCTTCTCTATGCAGAAAATGACACACTCTTTGAATCAACTGGACTTTACGGACGTGTGAGtttccttatatatatatatatacaatgttGATTTGACttcatgattattttttaggCTTGACATGGATAGTTCTCTCTTTCTGAAAAATGCAGTCATCTGTTCGGAAAGTTGCATTGCTGAATGGTAAGGTATGTCTACAACTTGCTTACGAAAAAGTAAAACTACAATACAATTTTGAAGTTCTGCGAGGATTTAAAATAAGTATTCATGTTTGGGTTTTCTCTGTTGGCTTCTCCGTCATGGCTGGAGAATAAGAAGATTTTGTCACTACATTTCTGCTTAGTATAGCAGGCGCACAGGGAAGCTTCTGCCAATTGAAAATGCTAACATATCTATCTATAAGCTGCATTATCtgtttttatgaagtttatggTGCGAGAAAGAACAGGTATCTATTGTTGAAACATAAAGTGTGCCATCTTGGACCTAAAAGGAACCTTCTATTGCTGGCTCCACAGGTTGAGACTGTTCATGACATGCATGCTTCTGACTTTGGAGAGGGTTTAGCTCTTCTTGGTGAGAGGTAAGGCATTGATTCTGGAAATAATGTGGAAAATATGTTGTGATAACTTCTAAGTAAGCAACCTTTCATTTATCAGATAGGATAATATGTAGCACTTATATGCTGTTCTATCATCTCCTTGTAAtggttgaaattgaattctGTCCTGAATATTGCAGCATTTTTTGAATGGTTATGAGCACATCAAATTTTTGTAGGAATATCTGTAAGCCTAGTGTTGCTTGTATATCAATAGCATTTAGCTTTTGTATTAGTTTTGGGCCAATTGTCATTATGAAACTGCAGATAAGTAAATGCTgtttcaaataataattaaccgACTCGAATTCGGTGAAACTTTGTTTATAATCTGAAGTTTTGGCTATGCTCTAGTAGCAGTCTTTCTTTTACTAAATTTACAACTCCGGCACTCCCTATGTCCAATTTGGTTCTCCAACTTTGATTAGGTACATAGAAGAAGAAGTAAGAGTTGAAATTTTATTCTGTCTTTAGAAATGGGTTTAAAATTATACATGTATGGAAAAATGGCTTCCCTTTAATGAAAACATGCTTGAGATAGCCGAAAATAGAAACTAGAACAATTGATTCGGAAGAGAGACAAAGCTGATTTTCGGATTTCTTAGATATTCATAAATCATGATATACTTTCTGGTTTGTACATTAGACCAGACCAAGTTTTCTCTTCTTTAGCTTTTCCTTTTTGATCGTTGTGTCTTCTTGTTTCCTTTCCTTTATCTTTTAGTGATAGTTTACTATTTTGAATTAGTTCTTATGCAACAACTGTCGATTTTTGCAGCTTGTTCCAACTAACATGGTTGCAGGATACTGGTTTCATATATGATCGATACAACTTTAGCAAAGTATGCTTGGCTCCATTACTTTGTGTGCTTTCATTTGAATCATCttcttttcatgattttaatttgGATGTTGCTTGTTGTAATATGAAAGCTCCTCATGTAttttatgagaaaattaagTAGGATTATTGCCTCAATTAACTTCACTGCCTTCACATGTTAGTTAACTGTTTATATTATGCTGTTTCATCCTTGATATGTGGTGTCAGGTCCTCTATTTGATTTGACGTTCAAGTTAAAATTGTCATCTCGAATATGAAATTCTCCTTTCCTATAACTTCACATGGAACTATGAAAATTTGATTGACTAAATCCTTCTCTTAAGAAGCTGGCGGAAGCCCTTTACTGGAGCAACCAAATTCTTTTTTATAGTTACCCCTAGctcactatttttttaaattgaaattataTGCAGTTCAAAAAGTTTACTCATCACATGCAAGATGGTTGGGGATTGGCAACTGATGGGAAAGTACTTTTTGGAAGTGATGGAACATCAACATTATATAAGATTGACCCTAAGACAATGAAAGGTTTTTCCATCTACAGTCTACATGatatttagttttttcttcGCTTCCTTAAAATGGAGATACTTATTTTCTTAATGCAGTCATCAGAAAACAAGTTGTCAAGTCTCAAGGGCATGAAGTGCACTACCTCAATGAGCTGGAGTATGTGAAAGAGGAAGTATGGTCAAATGTCTATGGGGTACAAATCTCTCTCTTTTTACTGAGTTCCATTTGGGCTTTAGATTTGTTATCCCCATTTATTTACACTATCCACATATTTAGAAGCCATGGAGCAACTTTAACAATAGTTGTTTTGGTTATGGTATTCAGTGGAATAGGTCCTGAAAACAACCTTGCTCGAGAAGCTAGTTGTATAATGTCAAATAAGTTTGTACAACTTATTAGGTTTCTGATAAAGATATATATTGTGCATGACATCACTGTACGAACCAATATTCTATTTGTGCCACTTAGTTAAGTCCTCTCCTTTTCTTATTCAGCTAGAAATTAGAGCAACCTGTCTAGGCTAGCCTCTTTATAAGCATACTCCCATTTGATATGGTTATGAATGTGACACTCAGATGTGGAATATGACACTAAATGGTGGCAGATAAAATTCTTTCCACATCTGAGTGTCATATTGTTAGCTCCAAGTTTGACACTGAATTAGAGACCAAAATATTGTTGGTATTGCCTTTCTCTGCAGACTGATTGCATTGCTAGAATTTCACCCAAAGATGGCACTGTGATCGGGTGGATTCTTCTTCAATCTCTGAGGTATTAGCTTTTGTTCTTTGTCGTAATGTATTGCAGTTCACAAGTTCTGGTCAAGATTTTTTAACAGATAGCTTCTTTTAACTTCTTTCAGAGAAGACTTAAAATCAAGAGGCTATAAGgtaatttttttactattttacatAAGATGCATTACTAAGAGCTGTTTTCTGTTAATTTTGGTATCTGTTTCTGTTCGTTCCTCTCTTTCTTTGTCCCTcaccttttcttttcctttttgatttttattatgttCTGTTTGGTAGCCTTGGATAGTGTAACACTGGTTGATGATATGGATGGGTAATTAGCTGTACGGCTGTACCTTGTTCGGAGTGAGTGAGGAGGGAAGATGAAAGAAAAGTTAATAACCTCTACACTAGATGGACAGAAGGCTATACAGATGGGAAGTGAGAAATGCTTACCTATATGAAATAAGTTACACCAAGATTTTAAGGATTTGATTACCTTCATTTCCTCTCCTTTAACTGAATAGACAGGAACTAGTAAAGTCCTTAACTTCCATCATTGAAAGAAATTTATCCCTTGCGCTTTCGTATTCCCATGCTCCCCCCCCCCCCCNNNNNNNNNNNNNNNNNNNNNNNNNNNNNNNNNNNNNNNNNNNNNNNNNNNNNNNNNNNNNNNNNNNNNNNNNNNNNNNNNNNNNNNNNNNNNNNNNNNNNNNNNNNNNNNNNNNNNNNNNNNNNNNNNNNNNNNNNNNNNNNNNNNNNNNNNNNNNNNNNNNNNNNNNNNNNNNNNNNNNNNNNNNNNNNNNNNNNNNNNNNNNNNNNNNNNNNNNNNNNNNNNNNNNNNNNNNNNNNNNNNNNNNNNNNNNNNNNNNNNNNNNNNNNNNNNNNNNNNNNNNNNNNNNNNNNNNNNNNNNNNNNNNNNNNNNNNNNNNNNNNNNNNNNNNNNNNNNNNNNNNNNNNNNNNNNNNNNNNNNNNNNNNNNNNNNNNNNNNNNNNNNNNNNNNNNNNNNNNNNNNNNNNNNNNNNNNNNNNNNNNNNNNNNNNNNNNNcgctcccccccccccccacaggTTCTTTGATGCAAATATAGAGCGAAAGCTAAATCCTCTATTGCTCTTCACTGCAGTATTTTGAGGTCCTGAATGGAATCGCATGGGACAGAGACGGTGACCGTATTTTTGGTAAGAATTGATCATTATAGTATTATGTGTGATCTTCATCAGCTTTTTGGATAGATAGGCACTCAAGCTTAACCTCTTAGCATTTATTCTATAATACACAaccaaatttcaattttcaccGAATGagtatcaataaaatatttctaatcTGCTCCCTCTATCATTAACCTGCAATCCAAGCATCGGAAGCTCTCATTCAACTTAAGTAGTAGCCTCGATTTGTAAGGCACAAAACAATTTGTACCTTTGGTACCAATATAAGATCTCCGATAAAGGGACGTCCGCCATGATGCTGTGTTTTTAACAGTGTTATTTAGTGATCCTTAGAATTTGGATGGCTCTATGAATGATACCATTCTGTTCTTCATTGCAGTGACAGGGAAACTATGGCCAAAGATATTCGAGATCAAGTTGCTCCCCCTCCCACCAAGTGCTCCATTAATTCGAAAAATCAAAAACTTGTGCATGCCAACACCATTCTATCTTGGAAATTTGGAGAGCTGATGATGTTTATCATTTCTCATGTAAACATTTGGAGCTGTTTTTAGCAGCAACATCCATATCTTGATCACCTCATCCTATATTTTACTTCCATTGCTATGTATAACATCAGCTACTTATGCATATTgcaacataattaaaaaatggaaTAAGGCAGTAAAAGTCGTACTTAGTTTTATCTGTTGTGTTTTAACACCCACTCTGACTTCTTTTGAGGCCTTTCAAAGATTATTCGCTACTTTATCCTTAAAGACATATTATCCAAGTCTAAGGGTGAAGCATTTTGCAGGAACATCTATAAATTGAGTTTACTAGAAGACTGGAAATCATGGACTGgatgttatttaattaataatcaaaatGGTTCCAAAAAATTAAAGCATAACAGGGGACTAGCTGGGTACTTCACTATCTTTTACTTAATGCATAGTAGTAGCTGCAGCACATGTCTGGAACTGAATCTTATCAACAGGTAAAGTATCAGTGGGAAAAGGACACTCAATATTCTTATCAGGCAACAGAGCACACGGCTGAGGAGTGACTTGGCTAGAAACACCTTTGATATTACTGCAGTTCCACTGTAGTTGCTTAGCCTGTTCTGACAACTCGATGGCCACATTCGATATGCAAATTCCATTGAAGGTATCACCATCTATCCCCACTAATTTCCCTGCTATTGTCACATTCTTAGCTACAACGTCTTTTACATTGATTCCTTGAATGACAGGAAGTGCTTTCGGATCATAATGCTCGTCAGGATGAGCCCCATAATCGCCTGTTATCCAAAAGGTATATTTCATTGTCTGCAATGTCATTCCTCTCACAAACACGTCTTTAATGTACGCCCCTCTTCCTATAGCAGTTTTGATCCTCAGGCCTGATTCAGAACTAATTGCTCCAATGTTTTCAGCTCTCACATCTTGAATGCCACCGGACATTTCGCTTCCGAGAGCAATGACTGCACTATCAGGTGATATGCAGGTGAGGTTTCTTATGATTAGGTGCTTTGTAGGCATTCCAAATGCAATTCCATATTCATCCCAACCGCTTTTCACTGCTATGCAATCATCTCCCGAGACTATGAAGCAATCTTCAATTCTTGTGTTGGAACAAGAATCTGCACAACCAAAAATGAATTAGTAACTACTTCACTAGAGGATGTCATCTTCTCACATTTTTACTATAGTTTGTTCTTGTAACAAACCAGGGTTAATTCCATCTGTGTTCGGCGAATCAACTGGTGCAAGGATTGTTAATCCCTTGATTACCACAAAACTGCATTTTTCGGAAGTAAAAAAAAGTTAGTCAAAGAGTACATATCAAAGTAAGTTAACTAGCACCACTAGGGAGTATGGTTAGATGATAAGATCCCTCCACCCTAATCAGATGCTTAGTTCGTCCCTTGAAAATGTAGAAACTCCTGGTAGGCGGGTTTTCCTTTGGTGGGCTCCAGATGGAACAAATCCAAAGATGACCACGTGAATTGTAAAAGgatatgatataattaaattaGAGGAACAAGAAATAAACCTGCTGTAAACAGGATGGACATTCCATGAAGGAGAATTGATCAATGTAAGATTGGAAATCTGAACATGATCAGAAAACATGATCTCAATCAGGTAAGGTCGGGTGTTTTTCAATTGGCCTTGTCGAAATTTAGTCCACCACGGTTGACCTTGACCATCTATGGTGCCATTTCCACCTAATCATCATCACCATACATATAAAACAACTAACACTACAAGTGTTGGTATCAGTATCTGAAATATTATAGACCCAAACAAAGGATTTATTATATTAAGGATTCATATGTCCGATCCCAATTAGCTTCAGACTGAAGCGTAGTAGTTGTTGGCATATTATTTTGACTTGATAGTACAAAGAGGATATTTACCTGTAATGACTACATCAGTCAAGTTTGTTCCAAAAATGAAACTGATAAACCTTGGTCCTGGAGTATCCCTTCCTACTCCATAAGATGGCAATGGTGGAATTAAATCCCACTCTGCCTCATCCTGTACAAACAATCACATATGTGTATATCAGCAACAGCTGTTGCATCATCTTAAGTGAAGTCAAGAATTTGTTAAGGGTATCCGagattcattatatatataaaacagtAAAGTTTGATCTATATAATTAGTATGTGGCTACACCACTGCTTACGTCAAGGAACCTCGTATAGGTTCGCTAGGTCAACTCAGATATAATGTTAATGTAGTTCTTTAAAGTGATATGTCTAGCTTACATAGAGATTCTTATGTGTCgtttctataaataaaatatcaaaaattaattaaaaggtgGAACATTGAgacaattttagaaaaatgttgtGATAATACACAATTGGTTATCTGTAACATTTATATGGTGTAAATTTTCTGATTTAATTTGTATCGTTGATGCCTGCTGACGATTTTAAGGGGTATCAAGGAGCAAACAGGGATTTTGTTTGTTTGTAATGTTGTCAAAGAGTTGAACAATATTCTTTTCGTACACATTTAAACGTGAATAGATTTAATTCAGTGAGATCATTCACATTCTTTTTCACCAAAACATTTCTGGTTCGGTGATTAATTTATGTCATCAACCAGATAGTTTTTGGGCTGATTCTTTCCTTTTTACccctaaataagaaaaaagatcaaataaatgtcctttttcttcttcttcttcttttaaggGGGAAATAGAGGAGGGGATTACATGGGAAATCGAACTCTCACCAACAGGGTGAAAGTTCAGGTTTTCGCTCAAACCAATTTTCTTTTAAGTAAAAAGAGAAAGGGACAAGGAATGAATGAAACCTGAGAAACTAGAAGGACAGCATCCTTGTGTATATAAAGAGTGAATTTACTAGTAAGATTGAATGGCCCTGTTAACCATTTTCCAGGAGGAACAATGAGCTGTGCTCCCCCATCTGTTGCAAATTTGCTCAGTTCATGTATAGCTTTTCGAAATGCCTTTGTGTTCGACATTTTTCCGTCACCTTTGCCTCCAAAATCTGTCAATAATGCTGTGTGTTTTCGACAACTTAAAGCTTCATACTCAATACATTCCGCTGCTCTAACACAAAGTATTCCCCATGTCAAAGCGATAATCAGTTTCCCTAGAAACTgttccaaaaaataaagaaaaatccATAAGAATCAATGAAAATggtaaattcataattaatggACATTGAGAAGATCTATGCATAATGTATATTGCCTAATTAAAGGGAAATAAATTTACATGGCATGTTGATTCGTGATACAACTCCATTGATGAACAAAAAGCTTTCGAATGAATGAATATTGGTTGTATGATTCTGTTATATAGTGTAGTGTAGATTGTGCGTCAAACTAAACATTTAATAACTAACCATTTTAGGAGATTTTCATATTGGTAAGTATATTAATCCTATTCCAATTATTATGGCGAAAACTTTGCTATTTAAAAGTCAagagaaattgaaatttactaGATGCAAATTTGGTAATAAGAAATTTAATGATTTGGTTATGAGAGAATCCACTTGCTATATTGCATTTGGAAAGTGTTTATTCGGTAATGCAATATTAAGCCAAGGCAATAAATCttacaaatgaaataaataagggATAAATCGGGACAATGGATCCTGACGTATCAATTATAGAGAAAAGGACAACGGTTCGATGGTTTGTTATATATACGAGTAGgttcaaaataattttgtatgtattaACGCAGTTAATAAGTTTTTCCTTCTTTTAAGTAAGTCAAATCAAAAGTCAAATATTCTTTTAGTCCACTTTTGACTATAAGATACGCTTTTTGAAAGtcaattaaactaatttttaaaattaaattaaattattttaattgatattttaaacaaaaaataaataaatactcaAAAACTATACAacaagtactataaattgcaaatttttacatatcaatataatgagaaaatatatcgtaaaaatattgatcaaaattcttattgtttgactctaaaaaataattaataattaaaaatgaacggaaaaaatatattttatctgtgaaatatttattgaattctATTGGGATTTAGCAGGAACTCACAGTTGAAAGGTACCATTTTTGTAGCATATGCTattcttttgtttatttctaGAGTTTGGTATGATGTTCActgctttcttcttcttttgtttttggaaAGTTTTAATGACtagagtaattttttttgtgttctaaattttttaaatttaatggaGCTTTTTTGGTGTATATGATTAAATCTTTGACTTTTTCACTATTTCAATCATATCTAACgaacataaataattaaatatttagtggATATTCAAAGTGTTGATTTTGATTAAGTTTAAAGGACCAAACTTGTTCCATGCATAAATTTGCCCTTCTAAATGGGAGTGTTGGGTATCCtattatcataattaaaatcGAATGTCCTTAATATGTGTAAGAACAAGCAAAGAGGGTAGATCATATTATCAATTTTAATCGACTAAAGAACCTCTACTAATTGACAAGTATGAGTTAGACAGAATTAGATATTCTATGATCATTATTaagtttgtataaatttgaataaatgtATAGATTTAAATCATAGATCGTCCATCTATAGGAATCtgaaatatgtttttcttgtcttaactttcaaatatttttgataatacTTAATAATTCATCACTTATTGgatttattgaattttgttgaaGCTATTGACATTGTCATGTGATTTTGGTTCACCAATCGCAGAGATAGAGATGATAGGATTGAATTTGTGACATTTTTTGATCTCGCGGGTCAAACCTATTTAAACAGCTCTAGATGTGAGTATGAAGTAGGTATTGAAAGTGCAatcttattaatttatgtatgattttAGTGAAATATGTGAAATCTAcgatcatataggttcctaacCCTTTTTCAAACTTTATAACATTAGCTcccaattgattttttttttattattgattaagCTTTATCCCTCACTTATTAccattttatataataaattttatgtatacacttaattattaaaaaaacttgTTTTAATACCAATTTATATATCACTATGATTATTGTTGGTGGATGTGAGTATTAAATAGATATTCAAAGTGCAGTTTATTAGTTATGATTTTAGTGAAATGTGTGaaattcatattataatatagGTTTCTAATCCTTTTTCAAACGGTATAAAATTAGCTTCCAATTAATT
This window encodes:
- the LOC107012227 gene encoding probable polygalacturonase gives rise to the protein MELYHESTCHFLGKLIIALTWGILCVRAAECIEYEALSCRKHTALLTDFGGKGDGKMSNTKAFRKAIHELSKFATDGGAQLIVPPGKWLTGPFNLTSKFTLYIHKDAVLLVSQDEAEWDLIPPLPSYGVGRDTPGPRFISFIFGTNLTDVVITGGNGTIDGQGQPWWTKFRQGQLKNTRPYLIEIMFSDHVQISNLTLINSPSWNVHPVYSSFVVIKGLTILAPVDSPNTDGINPDSCSNTRIEDCFIVSGDDCIAVKSGWDEYGIAFGMPTKHLIIRNLTCISPDSAVIALGSEMSGGIQDVRAENIGAISSESGLRIKTAIGRGAYIKDVFVRGMTLQTMKYTFWITGDYGAHPDEHYDPKALPVIQGINVKDVVAKNVTIAGKLVGIDGDTFNGICISNVAIELSEQAKQLQWNCSNIKGVSSQVTPQPCALLPDKNIECPFPTDTLPVDKIQFQTCAAATTMH
- the LOC107012228 gene encoding glutaminyl-peptide cyclotransferase-like, with product MASSASATHLDAKMSLLIRRFVVVGLIVLLSFAVFCEAEASYGAYKVEVINEFPHDPEAYTEGLLYAENDTLFESTGLYGRSSVRKVALLNGKVETVHDMHASDFGEGLALLGESLFQLTWLQDTGFIYDRYNFSKFKKFTHHMQDGWGLATDGKVLFGSDGTSTLYKIDPKTMKVIRKQVVKSQGHEVHYLNELEYVKEEVWSNVYGTDCIARISPKDGTVIGWILLQSLREDLKSRGYKYFEVLNGIAWDRDGDRIFVTGKLWPKIFEIKLLPLPPSAPLIRKIKNLCMPTPFYLGNLES